The nucleotide window TAAGATTTGCCTCCAAATACTCCTAGGTACTTTAACACATTAGCTGTATAGGAAACAAGAATTTGTGCATACTAGAATCTGGTGAAATACTTGAAAAGGTATTTACCTAAAAGGCCCCTCTATCCTGTAAGAAATCACCTAACAACAAAACATATGTCTATTCCTCAGAATTTAAACAATGAAACGACAGTACTATTGTAATATTTTACACAGATAAGGATAGGATTCTACAATTGCCTACAATATTCAGTTTGCCCATTGGGTATCAACAAAAGTAAGAAGGTGAATGTGCGAGACCAGAAGTCATATCCCAGAACACCATTGACTCACTGTGTTAGTACACATGCAATATATATTCTTTAACTCCCTAAGGAAAACCATATGTTAGGAGTACTGTACTACTATTGAATATCTGCATAAAAGAGAATTGGCTAGTCACCAAGAACACAGGCGAGAAACACCCTACCAGATCTCTAGAATGTATAACCATATGAACAACATAACCATTTATGTCTTAGCAGCTGAACGTTTACAACAGAATTGAAATTCCATAAAAGACCAAATTTATTGGATTTCTAATCTGAGGTCTATTAAACAAAGACCCTGAAGTTTATACCTGTCTGATATGAATGACAAATGGAAAGGGAACAATGGATTGTGTACAGACTGCAAGCTGGTGCTGAGAGTGCTCAAGAGGTAACGACTCAAACTGCAATTGCTTTTGACAAGTGtatgtgattcaatttttttccaacTAAATGTATTTCATGCCACTAAAATTATTACCTCACCCGTTCCATTAGAGAAGGATTGAAGCTAATTATTAACTAAAACATTGGCACAAAAATAGTAAGTTCACCTCGACTATAACCCAAAGCATATTTTCTGCAAACGTAGAATCCAGACAGGTTTCAGTCTTCGATTAGGCGAGGCTAGTTTGTTGCAACGTTAGTCACACTGTAAACAAACCCAAGTAACTCACCCCCCTATGGCAGGTGAAATGTGACTTGTTTTGGTTTAAGACTAACACAGACTGAGACGCTATATACTCCTGTCCTGACAGAATGACGCAGCACCTGTTTTACAGATTAGCAGACAGAATACTGTGTCGCAAACTCAATGGAGTAGTCGCTCCTCAAACTGCCTGACCGCCTTCCTCATTTAGAGACAGACTATAAACTTTCAGTTGACGGCACCCCTGTTGACTCCGCCAACTGAAAGCTTCCTTCGATGGTCCCGCAAACTAGGAGGCATCTGAGGGAAGCATTAACTGTCCGCCCTATTTAAGGTGGACGGTGTAGTGCCCTTTTTTCTGTCACCACCAGGTAAAACCAGGTGGTGAAGGACAGAAACATAAATTAATATCCCCCACACCCTTGGAGAAAACTTTTATTGTCttttgctttgggagtttgtttctgggaAAAAAAGTTACATTGTTGGTGAATGGCTGTCatatccaatggtggatatccacCAAACAATTTTTTACCTTGAAGGGAACCTCTGTGACATCTGGGCTGGCCATTATCTCTAATTTTGATGGGCGGAGTACTGTCAGGTAGCTGGACGTAATGTCCTCTACCATTGCGATGggcagtattccatccaccaaactcgaaatcaggcctatAGTTTTCACAATGACACTCACAAGCACTTGCTGCAGCCCAtgacaaaaatgcacagctttggtaaatCATGGCATGAACATTCACCAGCTACTAACACAAGAGGTATAGGTCTCCTGACCAGACCCAGTATACCGTCACTGTATTTCTgtaataataatctttattgtttagttaataaaaaccataacaatcatctcataatacaacatgtttaaagataaaacatctctaaaattctataaaattccgtaaattccttggccatgaaaccatgcaaggatctaaaatcagtttcttaattctaagatgcaaaaaagtgtGTGATTAAGTATGCATCCTGGATGtcaggtttacgtctttggtgtttGCAGTCAAGAATTAGATAAATTTGCATATAAAAATTCTGTAAATTCCTTGCCCGTGAAACCATGCAAGgctctaaaatcagtttcttaattctcagatgcaaaaaagtgcgtgattaagtatgcatcccggatggcaggtttacgtctttggtgtgtgcagtcaagaatttgataaatttgcatatttattgtgcatcattaggatcaaacCTTGACATCgccgctgaccgacaggaacgagtcccatttctcataaaaagcggttttaatagtttgtctgctggcttcttttaaggctggacaaatacaaatcaggtgaaccatatcttcttttgggtctttgcatagcctgcaggaagtctctcctctattcttccacaatggttgatccgctctagcaggagatgctcacaaacgcagagtcaagaagcgatgcttgacgtgaagtgcgaaggtttcggtcaggtattgtgatggggccatggtggtatagGTGTGCATTAGCAGCCAGGCGTGTGAGTGTTGcccaagtttagctttatcatctagaaagattggatacttatttccttttttatcgctcgacacaaaagggaGTACGACATGTtagaatcccataggtactttgttttcgtctcttgcaaggagttgttcaggtatctgttgtatactgaattaggattgccatTTACTGAACTCCATAGTGCTGCTACaagcgggctgacagtgtttttccttattttgtaccagatcttcattgtgtgggccttcctgtcaagctgctgttgtgttagaccaaattccagtcttatctgtgcaggggaagctgagcgaggaagattgaagacttgcttatagatttttatttgctgcctttccagaaggctagcatctttcccgtattgggctgcgcttccatatgtaattgctggaaggaatttagccgacataaccgacattagtggtttatatgatgggccctttaatcttttagcaagagtgcagaaagcgaacgccaaggctttggacttctgtagaatatactgatTTTGCGGCAcaaaaattgatcttattgtctactgtaagtccaagatatttgtagctgcagatcgtatcgagagtgaaaccgttcaattttattttgtttgcaggattcaaagagcagcctattgacattgtttttgtctttgaagtgttaacctctggtttgtttgtctttgcaaattcgcccaagacagtaaccagtcgttgcaaccctatttttgtgtggcttaacagaacaatgtcatcagcatacgatagatgtgttatagccagacttcccatccttggagaatgtgagttggttgcatctagttttgcagagagatctgccatgaagaggttaaagaggtgcggggccaacacgcagccttgctttaatcctatatttgttggtattctcctggaaacttttgagccgtctgctaccttgattcgtacccaagttttgtcatacagcaattctatacacctcaaaatgCGTTCTTGCTAACCCCAACTCCTTAGTTTGTTCCAgggaattgctctgtccacacaatcaaaagcacttttgaaatccacaaaatatatgtgtaaatttttctttaagcactttgctcgattggctatatctcctagcgcaagaatgttagtcactgtgccgtagcccttccggaaaccagtttgattcatagggaccaagttatttaaattagaccaggtgagcaggtctgctaggattaaagaggcaaagtattaAATAATACACATTTTTTCATTACTTGCGTATTATTTCGCCACCACAATGAGAACTCTGCCGAACTTAAAATTGACTTCGGACTGATCTGAAACAAATGCAGTGACCTAATATACACAACCTCCACAGAGATTTTAGTTTGGTACCGATTAAAAATCATGATAATCGCTATGGGCAGAAACAACAGAAAATGATTTATGAAACTTGAATAACAGTAAACAATACATTACTCTGTTTTAAGGTAACACTTttcataaatcaccactttggtgtCTTGTACAGCATTCATGCCCAAATTGTGTTTGCTGTAGAAGTCTCACACACCTCATTTGGTGTAGAAAGTGCTTTACCTGTTTTATTCTTTGTTACTTGGGTGTAGTTGATACTGTCTGAGGGATCGATTTGTATTTTCATGTTTTGTTGTAGTTTTGGAAAAGCTCAAGGGTTCACAAAACCTGAGAGAACCATTTTTGCTGGacatcacaataaatgcacatatATTCCATGGTCTCAAGGAAGTTATTTAATTATACAATAATATTGACTTCGTTTCAATTTGTATACATACATTCATTTCACTCACACTTTCACTCCCCCCACTTCCTCTCTCTCACTACTCTCATTCACAGACACGGCTCTTATATTCCTCTCCCTCCTGTGCACGAGCTAGGTCAAGCTACGTTCGGTTACGTCAGTTCTTGACCGTTCTAGTGGCGATTGCACACGTATTACATTCATTCATGAATTAGAtcattctttcttgttttgtctcgCCCCCACCATACCCCTTCTCTTTTCTTTAACTCTCCTTCTCCTTTACATCTCTTTCCTTATTTCTCTTGCCAGCTAATTTCCTTACATTTTCTcatgttattttattttcccttCTGATCCCCATCCATTTCTCCTAGTACCGCTCGCCTTCTCCGTCTTTGTGTCTCTTGCTTGCCCTTGCTCACAGAAGGAGACTTTCCCTCTGCCCTTGTATCCATTGATGTTCGGTCTACAGGCCGAAAGAGAGAAAGAATGTAGCGAAATAGCATACAAATTCGCCATTGTTACCGAGTTCACCAACTAGAAAATATTTTCAATGAAAACGCTTTACAGTTAATAGTTGCCACATTTACTAGGGAATAGATTTTTAGTGGCTGAGGTAGTTGGGTAATTTCAAATACTAAAGCAAAATGTATATAAAGTGAAAAGGTGTCAGACGAGCTTTTACAGACTTTTGCAGTGTGTGCAGGCACACAAATGCAACTGTATGTTGAACTGTGCTCCACCCTCTGCACAGGCAGATAGACCATAAGAACCACATGCCTGCTGTTCCCACCCACTGGGTAGCAGACCTTAACGCTATGTGCGTGCTGTGCATGACCAGCAAGAACGTCCATTTGCCTGGCTGAGCTCTCTAATTTCCACTTCCATTCATCTCCATGCACATTTCCATCATAGAGGCCTCATGCTTGCTGGCACATGGTGCAGTCCCTCCCAGATCCCACCTCTAAACCTCCCCCAAGTCCCCAGAAGTCAATGGTAGGGACCCGGGCTGCCTGCAGTGGGATTTTTAAGCAGGCACTGAGAAAAGACAGTATTTTCCACTGGTATAGAGTTAATATTAACAAACGGGGCTGAGAAAACGGCTTGTGTAGCTCGTTAATATAATGTATTCCACATACCCAGGTATCCACCTTCTCAGAAtgttttttccagtgtttagccaagGCTGAGCCCTGACGTGGACAGTAACCCCACAGACATTTCTTTAAGTGGAGGTCAACTATAGGAACTACGACTGCCTTGAGGCTGGTGTATTCACTAATTGCACTGGCTCGAATTGCCGGTGGTACCAATAAAATGCCAGTCTGCTGGAAACCCTCTTTTCACCCAATGAGAAAAAAGAGTCAAAACTCATTCTTACAATCAAACTCTGTCAAAAATTGCAGCTAATCCCACGAATCACACTAAACACATGATTGCTTTGGGGTGGGTAAAAGAAAATGATACATTGTCCATTCTTCACTATACTTTGGACTTGTGCAATCTTTCATTAAGTATGTTTACAAGTAATTTATGTTTTGCATAAGCATTGTGTGTCTTAAAACTTACTTTCTCTTGTTCtggtaatatatttttttctagatTATTGATGGGCCCCTAAGAACATTGTCAGTAATCGGGATGGAGTTCATTGGAAAGAAAAAGCTCCACGCTTTGTCCCTGGCGGAAAAGATTCAAGTCTTGCAGATGCTGGATGAGTCAAAGATGTCCCAGTCGGAGGTGGCTCGAAGATTCCGGGTTTCCCAACCACAAATCTCCAGGATCTGCAAGAACAAGGAAAAGCTCCTTGCAGATTGGTGCAGCGGGACTGCCAACCATGAGCGTAAGCGCAAGCGTGAGTCAAAGTACAGTAGCATTGATGAAGCTCTCCTATGCTGGTTTCACATTGCCAGGACTAAGATGTGGGATGTCACTGGTCCAATGCTGCTCCAGAAAGCCAAGGATCTGGCAGACATAATGGGCCAGGACTTCATACCTAGCATCGGGTGGCTGGTGCGCTGGAAACGCAGGAACAATGTTTGTTTTGGCCAGCGTTACACCTCCAGAGCTTACTACATCAGCGACACATTTTGTGAGGACAGTGTTGCAATCAAGCTACCACAGATCTTAAAAGATTACACACCAGAAAACATATTCAGTTGTAAAGAAACCTGTTTGCTTCATAAGATGGTTCCTGTTGAGGGAAATAACTCGTCGAAAGAAAACAAGGAAGGGGTCTGTGTGCTCTTGTGTATTAACAGTTGTGGCAGTGAAAAACGGAAGCCTGTAGTGGTTGGTAGGTATGTGCCCACGCGTTGTTTCTTTGGTACGAATCATGACAGATTACCAGCAGTATACCGAAGCAGTTGTAATGGCTGGATGACCTTTGATCTCTTTTTAGAGTGGCTGGTGGACTTTGATCGAGAGATGGGAAAGCAGGGTCGAAACGTTGCTTTAATTTTAGGCCATGGCCTTGTCCATCCTGATATTGAGATGGCCAATGTGAAGCTGGTGTTTCTTCCTCGACACGATCGCTCAGTATCCCCACTACACTCCGAGATCATTCGGAATTTCAAATCCCACTACAAGGGCAGACTCCTAGGAAAAGTATCCTCCATTAGGACCGAGACAGACAGATCTCCAGTCTCAATTGCAAGCAGTTTGTCAATGCTAGACACCGTCCATATGATAGCAGCGGCCTGGGAAAAAGTGCCCCGTtcgcttgttcagcagtgcttttcagaGGCTGGCTTCAGTACAGGGAGGAAGACATATGGTCCTTTGTCTAATACGCCCCCACCAAAGGGGACGAACCAAGAGGATTACAGCCATTTTATTGACCTTGACGAGGAAACCACTTTCTGCCAACACAAGGGGACCTACATGtataaggaggaagaggatggggagAGGAGTCGCGAGGACCTGCTGGACAGCCTCCCTACGAAAGCAGACGCACTGAGAGCTATAGGGACCCTAAGAAAGTGGTTTGAATGCAATGGCTCAACCGAGGACATCTTTCTGAAGTTTTATGACTGTGAAGAAGAAGTTGAGCGTCTGTGCTGGCAGTGAAATAAAATAAATCTTGACATATTATTGCGCTACGGTTTGAAAACACGAAGCACAGCACTATTAGTGCTCTTTAAGGGTTGAAAGAACGATTTCATGAACAGTGTTTATTTCTATCTTATTTCGGTGCAGTTATATGTGCTTTCCACACTGGTACCTTTTGACATTGCTGAAATCCTGGTTTTACGTGTTTCCACATTTTTCCCAGTTGACATATATTATTTTTCGAATTGATGGTTTTCTTTGTGAGACCAGTATCTGCTTGCTGGGTAGATCAAGGCATGCCCGCACTCTCGTTTGGTGACATGTTCTATTCACAACAGATCATAAACTTTGCACCAGCCATTCCGTTTTTACTGACGTTTGCCGCAGCTAAACATAAACCACTATAACTACAATTTACCGGGGCTTTATAAAATGGAAGGGACCTGCAAGGATTTGTGGCGTACCGGACCAGTGACTCGGAAACTGTACTGTAAAGCGTACTGAATAATTAATTGCGCACCTAGTCTACACTTCAGGTGCGATCAACTGGTTGTTCCAGAAAGTATAATCCAAACTAATAACAGAGTCCCCAGTGGAAACATTTCACTACGTTTAAGAGGGTTTAGGACTGTGGTTGGATATCAGCAACCTGATACAAATAAATAGTGGTCTGTAGAAGCAGAGAAAAAGctaattgagggcctgatttagagtttggtggaagggttactctgtcacaaaggtgctgGGTGTCCCGTGGGCTGTATTGCAATCTTCATAGGCCATTattggattgtaatacagtggatgggatttctgtcactgtaatgatggagtaacccctctgccgaaaactaaatcaggcccttagtttacaaAGGCTGCTGTGTTTCCAATATTACTAGCTGGAATAAGTACTAGCAACACAATTGCAAAATGTTGACTTAAAGGGAAGAGCAGAATAGAGCAGGTAACACAGTGGTTATTGATAACGGGGGTTTaccattttgatttttaattttagaaaaaacTGAGGACCAATAGGCCAATTTAGGGTAGTTCACATGTAACTGGGAGCAGTTCTGGCATGTAACAATTCAGCCCTATCACGGTACTGGAATCACACACGTGCTACACAGAGGTGGAATAGTTTTACATGTTTGCCAGGTACCTTTCTAGACACTTTATAAATAACAATTACGAGgctagaaaaataaattatttttgtagaCCCTTCGGTATGATGAGATTATTTATAGTATATCTCTCAGGATCACTAGTGGTGAAACATTGCACCTTGAATTAATAAGAGTATTTACTGAGTGTGATTAAGTCTAACGGTTAGAGATTGTAGCATTAGCATAGTGTGGTGTAAGACTGAATGCAGCACTAGACTCTAGTACTGCACCTAATTAGATATAAAATATTCCGGCATGTTGCTCTTTTAGAAAGACTAACAGATTCTATGTGGTATTTGCTGAAAATCTTATTTTCAAATTGTGTATATTTTGTCTGGAAGGAACTGAGTTGTTATTACCGGGTCAGTGTCTGCACCGCATGATGACTGATTATTATGCTAGGTTCCTGGTTTCAGTACGACCACCAGCCCCTGTGTAACCAGCGCCTCCACTGCCATCAAAACCATAACATCCTCTGTCCACCTGCTGTCATACACCAACCTTATCCGGCTAAGGCAGACACTCCTGAGGAAAGTGAGATTTTTGAAAACAGGCAGGTCGGAGAGAAGAATGTGATGATTACAAAGTATCAGCTAAGGGAGATCCTGTGCCACCACATGCTTATTATCTACCATATAACATCGCCTGATTCCATTCCTTGGTAGAGAAAGCTTTTAAGCGGATTGCGCTTCTAATttctataactaaaatagctatattttctgtatgattttaaagagccagcAAGGAAGACATTAAAGGTGAATCCCTTAGTGGATCACATGCAGCACAAAGGCATTAAAATATTGCAGTCAACAGGATTGTTCCCTACATTGGTGCCACACTCTGACAGAAATACAGAGCCTTAGATGGCCCACATATATTATTTATTGAACAACCAAAAGACAATTTGGTATTGGTGCAAGCTGCCCAAAGGTGGTCTAAAAAAAAGATCCTCACCAGGCAGGTAGGACAGGAAAATGGACAGCTTCAGGCAATCACGTCTGCCAAGGATGCTAATTCTGACACATAGGACCCTCTATGGAGAATATTCCAAAGGGCAAAAAGGTGGAGGCAAGAGCCATTCTTTTGGAAGTATAATGAACACCGACAGCAATGATAGACTGCTAATTGTATGTGACAACAAAAGGATTAAGACAGCGAAAATGGGCATTGGTTCTCCGAGATAAAGGATGGCTTAGGTGTTAATTCTTCAGCTGTGATGGTCAAAACCGTATACTGGACATGTTCTTTGATGGAAAGATTTTATTTGGCTACTAAGTGACATGGCTGTCCAGGCCATAGTTGTGCATGTCACACAGCAAATTCTACAGGAGTACCTTAGTACCACAAGCAATTACCATTTGGAAGGACTTTTGGCAGAGGCATATCTGACTTTCAAACCCTGAGCTAACCACACCACCAACAGCAAGCACCATATTATCCTCAGcagtatgactcttcagaacactaTAGTGTGCCATTGCATTCCTCATAGTCTAGATAACCTCTCAAAGAGAGGGGGAGTAACCAACCAAAGCCGCAGGA belongs to Pleurodeles waltl isolate 20211129_DDA chromosome 9, aPleWal1.hap1.20221129, whole genome shotgun sequence and includes:
- the TIGD3 gene encoding tigger transposable element-derived protein 3 produces the protein MEFIGKKKLHALSLAEKIQVLQMLDESKMSQSEVARRFRVSQPQISRICKNKEKLLADWCSGTANHERKRKRESKYSSIDEALLCWFHIARTKMWDVTGPMLLQKAKDLADIMGQDFIPSIGWLVRWKRRNNVCFGQRYTSRAYYISDTFCEDSVAIKLPQILKDYTPENIFSCKETCLLHKMVPVEGNNSSKENKEGVCVLLCINSCGSEKRKPVVVGRYVPTRCFFGTNHDRLPAVYRSSCNGWMTFDLFLEWLVDFDREMGKQGRNVALILGHGLVHPDIEMANVKLVFLPRHDRSVSPLHSEIIRNFKSHYKGRLLGKVSSIRTETDRSPVSIASSLSMLDTVHMIAAAWEKVPRSLVQQCFSEAGFSTGRKTYGPLSNTPPPKGTNQEDYSHFIDLDEETTFCQHKGTYMYKEEEDGERSREDLLDSLPTKADALRAIGTLRKWFECNGSTEDIFLKFYDCEEEVERLCWQ